From one Mya arenaria isolate MELC-2E11 chromosome 4, ASM2691426v1 genomic stretch:
- the LOC128232554 gene encoding ras-related GTP-binding protein A yields the protein MKKKVLLMGKSGSGKTSMRSIIFANYIARDTRRLGATIDVEHSHVRFLGNLVLNLWDCGGQEAFMENYFASQRDNIFRNVEVLIYVFDVESRELEKDMHYYQSCLEAILQNSPEAKVFCLVHKMDLVQDDQRELIIREREDDLRRLSKPIECTCFATSIWDETLYKAWSSIVYQLIPNVKQLETTLAHFTDIIDADEVLLFEKATFLVISHCERKPHKDVHRFEKISNIIKQFKLSCSKLAAAFQSMEVRTSRFAAFIDAFTPNTYVMVVMSDPGIPSAATLINIKNARKHFEKLEKVDGGHPSLTT from the exons ATGAAGAAAAag GTGTTATTGATGGGAAAGAGTGGGTCTGGAAAGACCAGTATGAGGTCCATCATTTTTGCCAACTACATCGCAAGGGACACACGAAGATTAGGAGCAACAA TTGATGTGGAGCACTCCCATGTGCGTTTCCTTGGTAACTTGGTGCTGAACCTCTGGGACTGTGGAGG ACAAGAAGCCTTCATGGAGAACTACTTCGCGAGCCAGCGAGACAACATATTCCGTAATGTTGAAGTTCTCATTTACGTGTTTGATGTTGAAAGCCGTGAATTAGAAAAAGATATGCACTATTACCAGTCTTGTCTCGAGGCGATACTTCAAAATTCCCCGGAGGCTAAAGTTTTCTGTCTCGTGCACAAGATGGACTTGGTACAAGATGATCAGAGGGAGTTG ATCATTAGAGAGCGAGAGGACGACCTAAGGAGATTGTCAAAGCCAATAGAGTGTACATGTTTTGCCACGTCTATTTGGGATGAGACCCTATACAAA GCCTGGTCCTCCATTGTGTATCAGCTGATTCCAAATGTGAAGCAACTAGAGACAACACTGGCACACTTTACAGATATCATAGATGCAGATGAAGTTCTTCTGTTCGAAAAGGCTACATTTCTG GTGATATCCCACTGTGAACGGAAACCCCACAAAGATGTCCACAGATTTGAAAAGATCAGCAACATcatcaaacagtttaaactgaGCTGCAGTAAGCTGGCCGCAGCCTTCCAGAGCATGGAGGTCCGCACATCGAGGTTCGCTGCTTTCATCGACGCATTCACACCCAACACTTATGTCATGGTCGTCATGTCGGATCCTGGCATAC CCTCAGCAGCTACCCTGATAAATATCAAGAATGCCAGAAAACACTTTGAGAAACTGGAAAAAGTTGATGGAGGTCATCCCTCATTGACAACATAA